GAGAGCAAACTCACCCTTTGACATAGGATCTCCGAAAGCCAATAAGTCCAATGAGGCAGTTTCAACGGTTTGCTGAGTGCGTTTCATCAGGTGTACAAGCACAGATGCTGAAGGAGCATAAGTGATATTGTGGGATTGGATAAGATATGGTATCTCAAGGTTCTTTTCAAGCTGGCCTGGAGATTTTGTTACCAGGGCTTCAAAGGGAAGATAGAAAAGCTTACCATCCGGTATTACAATCAAGTCACCACTCACTTTGGATTCAGATATTGCCCGGGCAAGAAGTCTTTGATAGAGATGAAAACCCATCTTGATCAGAGGGATCATCTTCGAGGTGTCGTCCATGAAGCTCTGATAAAAGAGAATTGCATTCATAATTTCGTTCGCATCGTCCAGCTGATAAAATCGAATGTCCGATTTAGATATCGCCCACAGATAGATTCTGTTCTCACCCAGGAAGTACTCCAGTATCAGATCGCCCTCATCAGTGATGTTTTGCTGAATTTCTTCGAGCGTTAAAGGCCTTGGCGAGGTTAGATTGATAAGCGTAGGTCTAATTCCTCTCTTTAACCGAATAGACTGAAGCAGACTCTCTGCCTTTTGTAATTCTCCTTTGATATTCTCTCTTTCTGTCTTCTCTTTTCCTCTATGCAAAAGCCTGAAATGTAAGGCTGATATCTTTTTGATTAGCTCCTTTTCCTGAGTCATGAGATCTGTCTCGTTCTCTTGAGCGGCGTTCCAGGCAGATTCAACAAGGTGGTCAAGAAACGACCGTGACCGGCAGCGTTCAGAGTATGAGAAACCCAGCGCATCATATCCCTTGTAAGGCTGTTTTTGGTGAAGCTCATATAGTAGTCTGATTACTGATTCGTAGAGTTCAATCTTGTTACTTATGAAACTGGCTTTGAGTTCTTCAACACCAATTTCAATGCGTAATCCCTCTAAGGTCTCCACGGCATCGGCATAGGACCTCAGAGCCTTCTCAAGATGCCCCTGTCTTTCATAGGTATCGCCGATGTCCTGTTGTGCCTGCCAGATGATTTCAGGGCTGTCAAGTTCAAGACCAATGCGGAAGGCGGCCCAAAAAGAGGTGAGCGCGGAATCCAAATCCCCCAAGCACTTGCGAGTCCATCCTGCCCATAGGAGAGCACTCGCCTCATAATATCGGTTTCCTATGTCTCGAAAAATAGAAAGTGCCCTCTTGATGTATTGAAGACCTTTCTCATGTTTACCCGATTTTGCATATGCACTCCCAATATCCAGAAGGGCTTTACCCGCACTGGATTTATCACCAAGCCCATCAAATGTGGCTAGAGCCTGACTGAGGAATTCGATAGCGTCAGAGTATTGTGCCAGGTTATGGAAATGTACAATCCCGATGTTACTGAAATTGATCGCCTCTTGACGTTTCAGCCCTAACGTTCGCTGGATTTCCACTGCCTGGGAGTAGTAATCCAGTGCCCTGTGGTACTGCCCGATATATTGATATATGACACCGAAATTGCCCAGAGCCGTAGCCTCGTTTGCTTTTTCACCAGTTGCCTGAGTGATCTCCAGGAATCGCTCCAAGGTGGCCAGGGCCTGACCGTAGTCTCCTGTCCACATATAGATGATAGCGATATTGTTGAGGTCGTTTCCTTCTCCACTGAGGTAACCAATTCCCCGATCAAGATTAAGAGCTCGACGAAGATGCTCCAAGGCGCTCCGGTACTGCCCGAGGTACGTGTGCACCAGTCCCGCCAATCCTAAATCAGCAGCCATTCCCTTACGATCGCCCAGCTCAGTATGTATGCCCAGAGCCTTCCAACATGTGCTCAGAGCGTCCTCGTACTCACTCTTCCAGTAGAGATTAACTGCTTGGGCCACCAGTGAGTCAGCCTTCAGTTTATTTGCTTTCTTCTTCGCAGACCACCGACTGTACTTCTGACACAAATTTTGCAGCCGTTCATCGTCGAAAACCTTTGAATACATTTTGGCCAGGCGCAATGACAGCTCGACTTGCTGGCGGCCGAGTTGCAGTTCACCTATTAATTCTTCTTCGATTCCGGACTCAACAAGTTCGAGAGCCAATCGGTAGATGGAATGCTGATTCTCGCTGATGAGTTCGATCAATCTGGTGGTATCGCCCCTGTCAATTAGCTCTTTTGCCTCTGTGTAGAGTTCATCATGGAACCCCGATTCCGTGCCAGGGCCAGCGAGTAGAACTGCGGGAAACACAATGACATGGGCTAGCAAAATAGCCACCGATAAGTTGAGAATTGAAGATTTTCTCATCGCCTTCTGCCTTCTGCTACCTTTCTGGCCTTTCGGAGCCTCTTAGTATTCTTCAAGAACCATTTTCAGTTCGTTATTCCTTGACCTGCAATTCTGCTGATCTCGTTGTTTCGACGTTCCCGTCTGTGAAGTGGTATCTTACCAGCCAGTGGTATTGTTTACCTGGTTCCAGTTCATCCACCTTATCTTTGAGTTCAAACTGTGCATCTTTTGTCGACTTTTTCAAGAATGTAGTACCTGAATCTAAGTCGAAGACAATGAGTTCGTAGTGGTCGATTTCCTTACTCGATTCCCAACGAAATGTGATCGTTTTTGTCTTCTTAATCTTGCCAATGGGACTGTTCAGTCTTGGGTGCCTCAACCTCTCTTCTGGACTCCTTGTTGCTGGCGTGGATGGTAGCCAAGGTTTATTGTATTGGTCATACAGGATGAGGGAAGTTGCAGCTACCAAGAATACAATCAGGGTAGCAGTCGCGAATCGGTAATTAAGAACGAGGCTCGGTACCTTGAATGAGACAAGCTGTCTTATTCTTTCAAGTACATTAATGGACACTCTTGCCTCGAGAGGCTGCGTATGGCTGACCAAGTCTTTGACCCGTTCTTCGTGATGTCTGCCAGCTTCCAGGAGCTCAAGCCCTGTAATTGTGGCCATTTCACGCACCATGTTGGTAACAACGCTAAGACATCGATCACATACACCAAGGTGCTGTTCAACTCTCTTTCTTTCCCTGCCGGAGACTGACCCGTCGAGATACCCACATAGTATCTCATCTGATAGGCAATCTGAGTGCTTTGTGCTTTTCATATTGATTCCTCCCAGTCATATTAGACAGCTCAGCATGAATTTTTTCAAAATTATCTGGGCCTCAGCTACTCGAATATTGTCTGTTCAAAGAGCTCGATTATGATCGCAAATTGTCTGTCATCCCATTGATGCTGAGCACACAACCTGTTGAGAAACTTGAACTTATCCAGTATCTTCCTCAGCTCGTATGCAGCCTTGTTTGTATCAGGGAGATTCATCAGATCAGCTATTTCTCTCAGCTTCAGCCCCTTTTGGAATCGCAATCTCAGCATCAATCTTTCGCGTGCATTGAGTTCGCCAACCGTATCTAACACGGGCTTTCTAATTTCTTCCACACTGATGAAACTCCAATCAACCGCTCTCGACCATTCTTCGTGGCTGGCAATCTTACTGAATGCTTGGTCGGTAAAATCCACGAAATCTAGCTTTTCGTGGTGCTTTTTCAAGTTTCGAAGTACCTTTGATTTAATGGTTTGCACAATTCGAAATAGGTAGGTTTGAAACTCTGCTTTTCCTTTAAATCCCTTTATTATTCTGAAATCGTTTTCATGCAACTTTTCGAAGACCTCATAATAGATTTCATGTGCTAACTCTTCTGCATCACTCGTTGGTCCAATCAACTTCAACGCCACCGTGTATACAAATCGAGAATACTTGTCGACAAAAATAGACCAACCACTTGGTTCATCTTTCAGAAGTATGTTTCGGACATCAAGAAAAGACAAATCCTTGTGTCGTTCTTCAAGCTCGATAAGTTCTCTGGGGAATTGGGCTATGTTAGAGGAAGCCATGATTTTCACTGTTTACACCGAAAAGAGTATAAGTCATGTAGGCAGTGGAGACAACACAATTCCCGACAGCGCCAAAGCATCTGAAAACTTAGAGCTCAGATCGGAGATCTCCTTCCCGAGACGGTAGGCCCCGGTCTTGTCGGCATACATCGCACCAAGGGAGATCGGTGCCAACACCATCTTGGCACCATAGCAGCTGGAATTATCATACGCACATTCGCGTACGTGCGCATATGTACACATGTGCAAGCGTGCAAATGAGCGAATCTGCGAGGGTGCTTTTGCATTCAAGCTGATAGGGCCCGGAAAAAATGTCACACCCAGGGACGGGCATTACCCCTTACGTAGAATGAGCATATCCGCCTTTGAGAAGTAGCGGAATGCGTTTTTCCCGTGGTTCTTGCTCAATTTGGTGGTGTATTTCTGTAGTGCTCTTAATGTGCCCGGGCCCCCAGCATCGTCCCCGAAGGACATCTTCATGTACCAATTTCCTTTTCTCAGCGACCCTTCCGGAGTCAACCATCCCTTTTTCTTCAGTGGAACATGTTCACAGTGGACACCGTACTTCTCCAGCGCCTTGAAGTAGTCCTTCGCCTTCGAATAGCTCGACTGAATCTTCTCGGCCAAATAAGTCTCACTGTCAATTTCAAGGTGTAGACCGCGTTTCTTCTTCAGTTCGCCGTGGAGTCCGGCCGCCCACAACACCTTAAGCAAATGCCGTCTCCTTTTCTTGAGCACTTCTCTTCGGGCATATGAGATGCCATCGGCAGATTCTACCCTGGTTATGGTCCGATGAAGGGCCTCAAAGGCAGACGTCTCTTTCCTGGAAAAGGGGAGATTTTCAGGGAAATCCACAATCCTGGGCCTTAGAGCAACTTTGGTCATCTCAACTATGTCTTCCGGGGCAAGGGAGGCGCGTATTTCCTCCAGATGCTTCACCCCTTGGTAGGGTTCTACGAATGTGAGGTATTCTTCTTCTGGCATTGGATTCCCCAGTCGAGCCTCAACCTTCTCCCGAGTATGACCGGAGGAATTCACGTTCACTTCCTCACACGCATAGGCAGAGCAGTGTGCACAGGTTTTGACGCCATTGTAGACTGCGCACCTTCGTATCCTGCAATTGATGTAGCGTATCGGCTTCTCTTCCTGGGGCACCTGGCAGCCGTCGCACCGGAGAAGTGTCTGGGGATCCATCCGAAAGCCGAAATATTTATGCCATCCATCACTGATCCGCTGTCTATCCTCGTTGGTCTTAAGGTTTTCCTTATAGGAACCGCAGCGGCTGCAGTTGAAACCGCATTTGCCGATAGGATCTTTCATTTTGTGTCCCCCCATTAGTTCATTCAGATTGTTCCCAAAAAGAAGAAACTTGCAAGGAAAATGTGGTAGGCCCTTCGAGTATTCTGAGGGTCACGACCGGCACCAGGCGCGTGAGGTTCGAACCCGGGTTTGACGATCGAAGTTGTGGACTGTATACTGTTGTTGTTGGTATAATCCTACGCGTAGGCATGCAGAGAAGATCGGATATGAAGAAACATTACATCATCGACTGGGTAGACACAGAGGCAGGGGAGGTGCCCAGAGTGTCTGCTGATCTCAGCAGAGCTGATAAATGGGGTACCTTCAGGGTGAGGTGCGCGATTAGGCGTATGAACTACAAAATGGAGCCGGGTGTCTATGCCATTGGTAATCCAGACAAGGATTCCCTTGTTTTTGTGTCGGCAAACTACAAGTTGAGTTTTGATATACTACGCCAGGCATTGAAAGGGCTTGACGCGTGGATAATGGTCCTGGATACAAGGGGTATCAACGTATGGTGTGCTGCTGGGAAGGGAACCTTTGGGACCTCTGAGATAGTCAGCCGCATCGAGGCTACCGAGCTCAGGAAAATAGTCAGTCATCGGAAACTTATCATGCCTCAGCTTGGGGCCTCCGGGGTGGCAGCGCACAAAGTGAAAAAGCTCTCCGGGTTCTCTCCGATTTATGGACCTGTTCGTGCCTGGGACATACAGTCTTTTCTTGAAGCTGGAATGAAAGCGACTCAGGAGATGCGACAGGTCAGATTTGCGCTCTATGATAGAGCTGTCTTAGTTCCAACCGAGGTGGTGAACTCGTTACGCTATCTGGTTCTGGGTGCGGTTGTCTTTTTTCTCCTGTCAGGTTTGAGCGGAAATGGGTACTCGGGAAATATGGCACTGAGTGCTGGAGGCCGTTCGGCCCTGAACCTGCTGTTTGCGTACCTGGCCGGAACTGTGCTAGGCCCCTTGCTCCTTCCGTGGCTCCCTGGCCGTGGTTTC
The window above is part of the candidate division TA06 bacterium genome. Proteins encoded here:
- a CDS encoding DUF3795 domain-containing protein, with translation MGGHKMKDPIGKCGFNCSRCGSYKENLKTNEDRQRISDGWHKYFGFRMDPQTLLRCDGCQVPQEEKPIRYINCRIRRCAVYNGVKTCAHCSAYACEEVNVNSSGHTREKVEARLGNPMPEEEYLTFVEPYQGVKHLEEIRASLAPEDIVEMTKVALRPRIVDFPENLPFSRKETSAFEALHRTITRVESADGISYARREVLKKRRRHLLKVLWAAGLHGELKKKRGLHLEIDSETYLAEKIQSSYSKAKDYFKALEKYGVHCEHVPLKKKGWLTPEGSLRKGNWYMKMSFGDDAGGPGTLRALQKYTTKLSKNHGKNAFRYFSKADMLILRKG
- a CDS encoding sigma-70 family RNA polymerase sigma factor produces the protein MKIMASSNIAQFPRELIELEERHKDLSFLDVRNILLKDEPSGWSIFVDKYSRFVYTVALKLIGPTSDAEELAHEIYYEVFEKLHENDFRIIKGFKGKAEFQTYLFRIVQTIKSKVLRNLKKHHEKLDFVDFTDQAFSKIASHEEWSRAVDWSFISVEEIRKPVLDTVGELNARERLMLRLRFQKGLKLREIADLMNLPDTNKAAYELRKILDKFKFLNRLCAQHQWDDRQFAIIIELFEQTIFE
- a CDS encoding CHAT domain-containing protein encodes the protein MRKSSILNLSVAILLAHVIVFPAVLLAGPGTESGFHDELYTEAKELIDRGDTTRLIELISENQHSIYRLALELVESGIEEELIGELQLGRQQVELSLRLAKMYSKVFDDERLQNLCQKYSRWSAKKKANKLKADSLVAQAVNLYWKSEYEDALSTCWKALGIHTELGDRKGMAADLGLAGLVHTYLGQYRSALEHLRRALNLDRGIGYLSGEGNDLNNIAIIYMWTGDYGQALATLERFLEITQATGEKANEATALGNFGVIYQYIGQYHRALDYYSQAVEIQRTLGLKRQEAINFSNIGIVHFHNLAQYSDAIEFLSQALATFDGLGDKSSAGKALLDIGSAYAKSGKHEKGLQYIKRALSIFRDIGNRYYEASALLWAGWTRKCLGDLDSALTSFWAAFRIGLELDSPEIIWQAQQDIGDTYERQGHLEKALRSYADAVETLEGLRIEIGVEELKASFISNKIELYESVIRLLYELHQKQPYKGYDALGFSYSERCRSRSFLDHLVESAWNAAQENETDLMTQEKELIKKISALHFRLLHRGKEKTERENIKGELQKAESLLQSIRLKRGIRPTLINLTSPRPLTLEEIQQNITDEGDLILEYFLGENRIYLWAISKSDIRFYQLDDANEIMNAILFYQSFMDDTSKMIPLIKMGFHLYQRLLARAISESKVSGDLIVIPDGKLFYLPFEALVTKSPGQLEKNLEIPYLIQSHNITYAPSASVLVHLMKRTQQTVETASLDLLAFGDPMSKGEFALSTGREPSRTDSVRAIEVGPTTYPYQFPRLNFAQWEVDRIGRLFKNSRRRLFLREDAREDVLKASDTISYKIIHFAAHGVLNEMIPSGSGILLSFDDDPAEDGFLSLREIADLYLNTDLVVLSACETGLGQYVRGEGILGLSRTFMYAGAPSVVVSLWKVNDQSTAELMERFCRRLVSGEKKNQALRLAKLDMMASTDPELHHPFHWAPFVLIGESKSPIQIEGPSPFTPQVILLILGITVVSSLFAGTAIRQHRSPKP
- a CDS encoding zf-HC2 domain-containing protein, with the translated sequence MKSTKHSDCLSDEILCGYLDGSVSGRERKRVEQHLGVCDRCLSVVTNMVREMATITGLELLEAGRHHEERVKDLVSHTQPLEARVSINVLERIRQLVSFKVPSLVLNYRFATATLIVFLVAATSLILYDQYNKPWLPSTPATRSPEERLRHPRLNSPIGKIKKTKTITFRWESSKEIDHYELIVFDLDSGTTFLKKSTKDAQFELKDKVDELEPGKQYHWLVRYHFTDGNVETTRSAELQVKE
- a CDS encoding acetyl-CoA synthase subunit gamma, whose amino-acid sequence is MKKHYIIDWVDTEAGEVPRVSADLSRADKWGTFRVRCAIRRMNYKMEPGVYAIGNPDKDSLVFVSANYKLSFDILRQALKGLDAWIMVLDTRGINVWCAAGKGTFGTSEIVSRIEATELRKIVSHRKLIMPQLGASGVAAHKVKKLSGFSPIYGPVRAWDIQSFLEAGMKATQEMRQVRFALYDRAVLVPTEVVNSLRYLVLGAVVFFLLSGLSGNGYSGNMALSAGGRSALNLLFAYLAGTVLGPLLLPWLPGRGFSLKGFFLGFALFIVLFLGKLVGRSPIEIIGWMFLIPVISSFIVMNFTGSSTYTSLSGVKKEMRVAVPRQLTFAVAGLALWIASRFG